In Misgurnus anguillicaudatus chromosome 5, ASM2758022v2, whole genome shotgun sequence, a genomic segment contains:
- the rmi1 gene encoding recQ-mediated genome instability protein 1 has translation MYTTNEVRVTEDWLRSEWHILVSPAWLDACVNWVKEEANGGAMPQSLLNQRVLEQWLLTDLRDLAHPVLPAGLSDAQKTELNSCYCIQMDSLLDVSQPAYNQLQRIRGTDRSNEEVSAVTQETQRPWEAKPTRMLMLQLTDGVQNLEGMEYSPIPALSANLPPGTKLQLVGPIVVRLGVLLLKAENVKVLGGEVEQLLEMYSQGRMLSGILGLPEENHPQVEEPDDQELLASVEAAVDLQVADSGYDSLTSEASARPSVPRSQSQRRLSPHPQVTPISNEDNWDMVEIPDEDFSSIPDHFDDVPQNVDNNMIEEDFDDIPLEELESVMCPIDSEVLPSTREHTHEVDQHTFIAPNLPSLKSAGLSNTKISSDISIHQKTSKHEIPGADKSKPVAGSSTNRTESSICERKDTRISDTPVPRYLCTIQAGSWPPTNVQVLRLQAFIVTLVGNLSKTGGVWKLGATISDGTGYLDVDLCDEMLANLIGFSATEARLLMKDPARRSEVTSGIQHCQRELVDMCCMMSVKVDQTGRGVVLRADPLTEKECFELQRKVKDKRN, from the coding sequence atgTACACAACGAATGAAGTTCGGGTTACCGAGGACTGGCTGCGTTCTGAATGGCACATCCTGGTTTCCCCTGCCTGGTTGGATGCTTGTGTAAATTGGGTGAAGGAGGAGGCCAACGGAGGGGCCATGCCTCAATCCCTGCTGAACCAACGTGTTTTAGAGCAGTGGCTTTTAACTGACCTCCGAGATCTGGCCCACCCTGTGCTTCCTGCGGGCCTTTCCGATGCACAGAAGACAGAACTGAACAGCTGTTACTGTATTCAAATGGACTCCTTACTGGACGTCAGCCAGCCTGCATACAATCAACTGCAGCGGATTCGAGGCACCGACCGCTCCAACGAAGAAGTCTCGGCCGTTACGCAGGAAACTCAACGGCCGTGGGAGGCCAAGCCTACGCGCATGTTAATGCTCCAGCTCACGGATGGAGTGCAGAATCTGGAGGGCATGGAGTACAGCCCTATCCCGGCCCTAAGTGCCAACCTGCCACCTGGCACAAAGCTACAGCTGGTCGGACCAATTGTTGTCCGTCTCGGGGTGTTGCTGCTGAAGGCAGAGAACGTTAAAGTATTGGGAGGGGAGGTGGAACAGCTCTTGGAGATGTATTCTCAAGGCCGAATGCTTAGTGGAATATTGGGTCTGCCTGAAGAAAACCATCCGCAGGTTGAGGAACCCGATGACCAGGAGCTCTTGGCCAGCGTAGAGGCTGCGGTAGATCTTCAGGTTGCTGACAGTGGCTATGACAGCTTGACATCAGAAGCTTCTGCCAGACCATCTGTACCTCGCTCTCAGTCGCAACGACGTTTAAGTCCACATCCTCAAGTAACTCCCATTTCCAATGAAGACAACTGGGATATGGTTGAAATTCCAGATGAGGACTTTAGCAGTATTCCGGATCATTTTGATGATGTTCCACAAAACGTTGATAACAATATGATCGAAGAGGACTTTGATGACATCCCATTAGAAGAACTGGAAAGTGTGATGTGCCCCATAGATTCAGAAGTCCTGCCCAGCACACGGGAACACACCCATGAAGTTGATCAACATACCTTTATTGCTCCAAACTTACCAAGTCTTAAAAGTGCAGGACTGAGCAACACAAAAATCTCCTCTGACATCAGCATCCACCAAAAGACGTCTAAACACGAAATTCCCGGTGCGGACAAATCTAAACCGGTTGCAGGAAGCTCTACAAACCGAACAGAATCTTCTATCTGTGAGCGAAAAGATACACGTATTTCTGACACACCTGTACCCAGGTATCTCTGCACAATACAGGCCGGCTCTTGGCCACCCACTAATGTTCAGGTTTTAAGACTCCAAGCCTTTATCGTCACACTGGTGGGAAACTTGAGCAAAACTGGAGGTGTTTGGAAATTAGGGGCCACCATATCTGATGGAACCGGGTACTTGGATGTGGATTTGTGCGATGAGATGCTCGCCAACCTGATTGGGTTCTCGGCAACGGAGGCCAGACTGCTGATGAAAGATCCGGCGAGACGCAGTGAGGTGACCAGTGGAATACAGCACTGTCAGAGAGAACTGGTAGACATGTGCTGTATGATGAGTGTGAAAGTGGATCAGACGGGCAGAGGAGTTGTGTTGCGTGCCGATCCGCTTACTGAAAAGGAATGCTTTGAGCTGCAGAGAAAAGTGAAAGATAAAAGAAATTAA